TCAGAGTCTTTATGTATTTTAATGagcaataagggggggggggagggtaccATTCAAACATTCAGAATGGAAAACTTATCAAAACTTGTCAAAATGCAATATATGTATTGTGTTAACATACTTTATATATATTTGGGACCTACCCCTTACTTTGTAAAATCATTTGCAATTCAACCTTGGGCTGCAAAGAATAATATTTGTCTGATGAATAAAGATAccattaataataatagtgacaataatgattattatagataatagttataatgataataataataataatgataatattaatggtaataataataataataatagtaataatattaataataataattatcatcatcatcattatcctcatcatcatgTTTTCCCATTAAGATCATAAAATACACAAGGACTTCAATTACTGCTCCATGGAATTTCCTTGAGTTTGATGTCTGAATATTGGCAGCCATGAGTAGGAAGCAGTCAGCCAACTTCTGACCTTTAATAACTATTTCAGGAGTAAGTCTCATGAAGTCTAACTTCAGCAAGGGATGATCACAAATGGAACACTATGAAGGTCATACCGTAATCAGATTATAAGATGTCTCTAAGATTATAAGATGTCTTCTAACATAGCAGCTTAAGCACATCACTCTGTAAGGCTTGAGAATGGGAAGGCATCTAAGAAATAGATGACTATGACCATATGTGGTCAAGGTTACAATGACATTAAAATTGCATCCCATACAACAGAATATGGAAGACACATCAATTGGTTTCGAGATGTGGAATTTTCCTCTTTCATTGTTTGCACAGTAGCAATCGGGGATCTTAGTTACCATCATTGAAAATAAGGACGAACAGTTTGTCTGATGTTCAGTTTGTTGGTTTGGCTGCACTTCCTAAGTACTTCTTAAGTATCACAGACACAGCTTGAATGTAGTTTTGGTCAGAGTGAAAAATTATATGTTGCAGCCAGCAAAATTGCTTGTGCTAGAAAAATAACtaaatacatattatgttacATCCGTAAATTAATGCACAATATGCTTACACTCAAATGAAGTAACCTGTTCCTATGTCTTATGCACTTTGATTTGACAACTTGTTGTTCGATCAAGAGCAAAAAGGACATACCTCACACATATTTTAATGTTGATTTCTGTCGTCATAGCAACAAAGAAAATGcttgctttcacttttctaatCCAAGGAATATGTAGAGCATGACTGTATTTTAGTATCTTCGGAGATCAGAACCAGAATGGCTTCAGTTCCTCACTCATCTGAGACTTACAGTATGTTCTGTCTCATTGGTTCCAGTTTTTAAGTTACCAATTGTTTCACTTTTTGTGGGTGTTAAACTATTCTGAGAATCTGCAGAAATTTTGATTGGGTGGAGTAGGAAACCAGAGTTGGTGTATGAGTAATGGATACCAAGTCAACCAAACCGAAAGCGTGGGTGTACTCTCCAGCCAGACATGCTTCtaacacagttttttttttttttttttttttactaaaaaagcatatttatatATGTTTGTCTAGGATCATGGAGCCATATCTCGTCAAACCCAGACACCTACTGTAGCATGCTGACTGACTCTTAAAGGCAGAGCTCAGTCATTTGAAATGCcataaaaatatttgaaattgtGTGTATCGTAATTTGTTACTATGATAATATCATAAGAAATTTGTGTATTGGCATTTGGAATTCGACATTATTTATCTGTGCATGCAAATGGCATCGTTATCATGTTTTGTGAAGTATAATTATAATGTCCCAAGGATGTACATTATGACAAAAGACTAATATGTTTTCTcccttttatattttgatttgaaacaACTAAAGCTAAACTCCTCAGTTGCATTCTGAAATTTGACATTAAGTGAGAGTGTAAGTGTTGTTTAAGGCTACATAGTGTTTAATAagttttatgaattattatgcaTTACAAAGTTTATCTTAGATATGCAGAGTATTATATTCTAGTATTGGTATTATTTCAGGAAAATCAGGAAGTCCATGAATTGAGCAGAGCTCATGTTATGGCAGctgaagactactgcagtgtatgggATGTATTCATTCACACTGATGCATTCATTCTTGACCCGTGGATTACTTATAACCACTGTACCGTAATTTTAAGTGTAGGAAAGAAGTGATGATTACAGAGGAAATAGCTAGTATCATATGTTCAGTTGTGGAGCTGAGCATGTAATCCATTGAGAAAACATGTAAGCCCCTGTCAGGCTGAAGGCTGTTTTCCTACAGATGCTCACTCGAAATTAACATTTTTTATCAGGTTTTTGCGACATGATGCAAAAATTGTTAATTCTTGTGTTTTGACAAGTGCACACAAACAAATGGTTAACTTGCAATATGCATCATGATGCGTAAAATCAGTCCAGcctgatttttgtttaaattacCAAGTGATAGTTTGCTCTGTGCAATGTGTGAACAGCATGCAGAGAAACCATCTATTCTTAAAATCTTGCATTGGAACTCAATCGCCACAGTAGGTCTGCACATTCAGATGCATGGGGTCATGTTCCGGTCGAGACTGTTCCTGTAGAGACTTTTTGAATGAGTGGAAAAGGAGCCATTCTCGTTCTCCCGTGGTGCCAAATGGTTGCAGTCCACTCATTACGTCCATACAGTTACAACCCATTTCAATTTTTTAGTATAAACATGCTTATGTGGTGAGCTCATGGCTCCTGCCCCCCTGGCTGGCCTGATTCTTAAATCCAATTATATAACTTATCTATCCTAGAATTGAGAAGGCTGTCATATTCTTCATACCCATGTTCTTGATCCTGGTACTTTACATGCCAGAGAAAGTGAAGTTCATTCTTCAAATGATATCATCATGTGGCAGTCCACATTCTGGACATGAAATCAAAAAGCCCTTATTGTTTTGGGCATGGAGGCAGTCTAGAAATTCAAAGTTGCTTTATTTGCAGCCAAGCGAAGTTTCTCTTGTTCATTCTagcttgttttttattgttgtttttatgttgtaaaCTTCGCGATGACTTACCCTGCATGCCTTGTGTGAACAGAGGGAAATAAAGTCAAGTTTTGTATTGTGATGGAAAAACCAATTTTAAAGCTCCTGGGTGTGAATACAGATTCCATATTGCTTTCTCATATCAAGGAGAACAAGGTTTTAAAGTTCTTTCATCATATCCTGTGAGAGGTATTTGCCCTGCAAAATACAGAcacataacccccccccccacatacacacacacacacacacacacacacacacatacacatgataGACATAGAGCATCGAATATGGGTCATGTTTGTAATGTAATACAGTGAGCATACCAAGTTCTTCCCCCATTGTCTAATCCCTGTCTGTGGAGTCCTCAGTGAGCTTTATATCCTAGCCCTCAAAAGAACCCTCCTTGGTTTTGGTGATATTGTGAGCCGAGTTTCGGATGGCCGCCTCCCGATAAACAAGTGGCAAGAGTCACACGTATcgcattctttttctctctctcttttttttttcgagtggCTGGTAATGAGAACTAATAAGAGTATTCATGCCACAGGGGTCATTATCTCTGACAAAGCATCATCACAGGAAATTCGCAAACAGGATAATGTCACATTTGGCCGAGCATGAAGTATtttttacaatgaaaaaaagaaagaaaaagaaatgcaagaaAACTGAGGCATTGTCTCCATGCATGATTTGCTGTTTACGAATAGCAGCCTCATCTGTGTATCACTATTCTCTTTCTGGTGCCAGCATTGCCTCGGAGAATGCGttggagaaaaaacaaataacagtAGTTTATTGTTATTGGTTACCTTCAGAaacaaaatattgtacataatgaacacaaaaacacatctaTTACAAAGTGTGGAGCCAGTTGTTACCTATAATTTAAAGGGCTAAACAACTGAGcagtatatataaatacatataaacttttttttttttgcgggggacAAAGTCATTAACGAtatcacaaatgtttcatttctcaaaatagcAAAGATATGTGGGCAACATCTCACCCATTATTGTTAGTTTAGGTCTCAAAAAGAGTGCTGAAAAAGGCTTGTTTGAATTTTCACTAGTGCTGGTGTTGCTTCTGTGTTCAGTGTGCCTGTCTCTGCCGAAGGTTAGCCATGGTGGCCCTTCACATGTTGGATTTGACCATCTTACTCACTGAGCTATGCTTCCTGTGTGGATTATTTCTGGCTTCACTGCATTCATTTAACTGAATGCATGGCCCATTATCACTCCAGATCACACCATATTCCTGTGGAAATTAAAACTACTGAAGGGGATACTCACAAGTCTAGTTCTTGCCACCTTTGTTGTGACAGCTGAAATAGTATATTTCAAAGACTTACACAACAAGAATCTATTTTACCTGTAATGAAACATGGTAAAGATTTGtcactgtaatttttttttttccaaacagtAATTTAAATGGCATTATACATGATTGAAAACTagcaaaataagaaaattaagTCATGACTTTGATAAGGTAGTATAGTGTTGTGTCATGCTATTTTTTAAGGAGCAGAAGGCTGTTTGTACCTCACTTTAATATCTCAGTCTTTCTTTTAAAGGAGAGATGCTCTCCTCTCTGCAAGCCAGTTTCAGAGGTTTTTAGTTCTTCTGCAAACTTGTTTCATGTTTTCTCGAGAAGGAAAATATGAGAGTGCCTACGTAGTGCCACATTTCATCTTTGCCCTGGTAATGTACCCTGTGGGAACCAGAAACACAAACATTGTATGTTTTCTGAGGATATGTTTGCTCGTAGCGACCTACCATCTGTTTCTCTGAGAAATAAGGTCATTCACTCCATATGTCTTGGTAGAATGGCTTCCACCTGCTGTTTGTGCCGTGAAAGGAAAGTAAGTTTGCTCGAGGAGAGGTCACTGTTTTCCCTGATCAGTATCAAAACTCCTAAAAACAGACCAATCTTAATGGAAAGTTTTCTTCAggttttcaaatattttgttgtgtgtgtcttttctgGCAACAGGTCTGCCTGCCTCTCACAGCCACTGTCCCTGCAGCATCTGCTTTGCCCCAAACCAGACGTGCCTGTTCAGCTGCAAGCAGAACTACAGTCCCTGCCCGCTGTACAATGGCACCACCATCATCGAGCAGCCCATCGACCTCCTGACCCTGGACGAAAAGTACGCCGCCCGGGCCAGGCGAGCCATCCGACGCAGCGTGGAGGCCGGCCGCCGCTTCTTCCTCTACTACTCCTTCCAGCACACCCACGACCCGCCCTACGCCGACTTCCGGCACACTGGTAGCACGGCGCGCGGGGACTACGGGGACGCGTTGGCGGCCATGGATTGGGAGATAGGCCAGGTAATGGAAGAGCTTGAGTTGAATGGCATCATGGATCAGACTTTCATCTTCTTCACAGCTGACAATGGGTGAGACATTATTCATGATGtgttctgattggctgatttcaaGGGTGTGGTTAGGGGGCTCTATGTCTGATATTCTCGGACTGTTACCAAAACTTCAGAAGCAAATGGAACAATTTTGAGAAAGTGGCACAATGATTTTACTCGGTACAGGATACTAATGGCTCCATTAATCTTTATGTTatgctttatgcatgaaatgtttTATGCTCTTTGGTTTTAAATCATGATTTTGACTTCCATAAAGCTTGCTTGAATTCCCAAAATACCCCATTGCACCAAATTTGTTTTGCTGTGTTTCATTTTTGGTTCTTTTTGTATTGCCATTATGtttaattgtgtttttttttcctatcttcTTGCACAGAAATAGCAAACATAATGTTTATAAAGAAATGATGTTTCCATCATATTTGCTCAGCAAGTGCAATATATATCTACAATATGTACATTAAACTTAAAGTGGCTGTTTGTCATCAAGGTTTATTCTCGTCTCCCATATGTGTTTCTTATTCTCCAGACCAAGTCTTTCAAAGCGTTGGGGCGGCAGTGTGGGACTCCTCAAGTGTGGGAAGGCGACCACCTACGAGGGCGGAGTTCGAGTACCTGCCATCGCACATTGGCCAGGACGCATCAAGCCTGGCTACACCCTGGAGTTGTCCAGCACTCTGGACCTGCTGCCAACCATCGCAAACATTGCTGGAGCTCGCCTTCCTCCAGTCACCCTGGATGGTGTGGACATGGCACCATTCTTATTCAGGGGAGAAAAGGTGAGTGTTGACGTGATACTTACCTCAGGCCAATGCCGACACGGTGTAGCCATGTTATGAGTGTAGTTGTGGAGGTTGTGGGGAGTTGGTGGAGAACCAAGATGTTACCCCAATGCAGAGAACTTGAGGTTATCCTGTCTTCCTGTCTTTTTGTTGTTTCCATGTTCCCAGAGCTCGAGAGAAACCTTCTTCTACTACTCACCAGCTGCCAGTGAGAGTCACAGTTCATTCGCCGTCCGCTACCGGCAGTACAAGGCTCACTTCTACACCAAGGGCTCCACCTTGTCTGGGAAGGGTCACCCAGATCCGGATTGCCGAAAGACTGCCAAACGAACCAAGCACGACCCTCCCCTCCTCTTCGATCTCCACCGGGACCCCGCGGAGCAGTATAACATTGCCCACGAGCCAGAGTTCCAGGAGGTCATCAGCTTGATCACCCGCATCAGGGAAGACTTTGACAGCAGGATGGAGTGGGGTGAGTCCGAGCTGAAGAAGCCATCCTTCGAGGAGTATATGCCGTGCTGCAATCCCGGGTGTCGGCCACGCCCTTACTGCTGCCACTGCACAACAACAGGCACCGTGGCCTACAACCCTTGGGAGCTGTACACAGACATATGGCAGGAGAGGGACCACAGGTTTGGGACTGGAGGCCGGAGAGACAGAATCAGCCCCAGGAAGGAAAGACCCAGGGACAAATCGGATTACTACAACACTGGCCGGGATGGCAGTCGCCGAGTGAAGGGCTCACTCTCCAATGAGCCTGTGGCAAACAGGGACCCCCAGAGAGACATCTTCGATGATGATGTTGTGGAGAGAGGTCGTGTGAATCGACGGGATAGACCGCGGGACAACGGCAGGGATAGGGGTAGAGCCAATGACAGAAACAGGGGCCAAGCTCAAGGTGTGTTTGATGACTCCTTACTGCCCACAGGCAGAGAAAGGAGTAGGGAAAGACCTAATAAGGAAAGGGGCAATGGGAGGGAAAATGGGAGAAACAGTGACAACAATGGATTCCAGGCAAATGGTAGGGTGGACGACCGGGGTTCAGGCGGGGATAGATCAAGTGGTAACGGAAGAGGAGCTGCTGAAGAGAACACAATGAATTTCTTGGCCCAGAGTCCCGGTGGGGAGCAAATGCAGACAGTGCACATTGGAAGTCACTACATTGACCTGACCTTGTTAGACAATACACGAGAGGAGTCGGCAGATGATTTTGTCCAAGAGGGGATCAAAGAAGAGACAGAGGATGACCCGGTAAATCCGTTTCTTGATTTCACCGAAGACCAAGACCGGGACACAAGTCCAGCTGATCAGACGGAGAGTGTCTGGTTGGTTGGCACCACCACCCCCTATGCCCCGGAGGTGAACATCCGCAAGTACTTTGACGACTTCTCCGCCTGGCAGAGTGACGTGGACAATTCGCTGGAGAGCTCCTTTGACGATGCTACCACCGATGCGACGGCGGAGTCCGACCTGAGCGGAGACAACTCCAGGCGAGAAAAGAACATCAGCAAACGCATACAGCGGCAGCAGAAGAAGGAGCAGAGGCAGCTGAAGAAGCAAGTGAGGCAGACCAAGAAACAGGAGAGGCAGACCAGGAAAGAGAGACGAAGGGTCAGATTCGGTGTGGATCTCGATCGTCCAGGTCCAGGATTTCTATAACACCtacatgcagaaaaaaaaaaatttgcccCAAAATGTTAGAATCCACACTGAATGCCAGGGTTTTTTGTAGTGTAATTTGGATTTTAAATCGTAGGGAATTGAACGTTTACTCAAAGAATGAGTAAGCTGGCTTGCTTGTGCGTAGTTTACTACATGATTACACACAGATGGACTGTGCTCAAGAGAGCCTTGAATAAAATATTGCTTTGCTTGTGTGCATACCTGGTAGATAGCATGAAACATCAATCAAAAACAGGAGAGCAAAATTGCAAAAAGAGATCAATATCGAGAGAGAACAAACTAAAAGAAGATGAAGTGATGATAAGAATGCGTAAAGATATTTTAGAAGATTGCACATGCTGATGGTCAAAAGTGTGTGTAGTGAAGAGTAAGTCATATTTATAACAATGCCTTGTTTAGTCTCCTTTAGGTTGCAATGAGGCTCCAGGCTCCATGTGTTACTATGCTCCTCTTCTTGTGTCAGGGTATAACTGTAAGAGCACTGAATTCagagtttcgtacaaaaacttCATCCATATCTTTTCAGAGTTGATGCGACATAccacattcttcttttttttcttcagatcatTATGCTATATATCTC
Above is a window of Diadema setosum chromosome 4, eeDiaSeto1, whole genome shotgun sequence DNA encoding:
- the LOC140227009 gene encoding arylsulfatase A-like, translating into MELRLIGTILLLGAIFCSAAARRQRRPNIIVLFADDLGYGDLQVYGHPTSSTPNLNRLAAGGKVFTQFYAAAAICSPSRAALLTGRYHMRSGIYPGVFNVTSSGGLPHREITIAEMLKQRGYYTSMVGKWHLGVGRGGEYLPPSQGFDEFLGLPASHSHCPCSICFAPNQTCLFSCKQNYSPCPLYNGTTIIEQPIDLLTLDEKYAARARRAIRRSVEAGRRFFLYYSFQHTHDPPYADFRHTGSTARGDYGDALAAMDWEIGQVMEELELNGIMDQTFIFFTADNGPSLSKRWGGSVGLLKCGKATTYEGGVRVPAIAHWPGRIKPGYTLELSSTLDLLPTIANIAGARLPPVTLDGVDMAPFLFRGEKSSRETFFYYSPAASESHSSFAVRYRQYKAHFYTKGSTLSGKGHPDPDCRKTAKRTKHDPPLLFDLHRDPAEQYNIAHEPEFQEVISLITRIREDFDSRMEWGESELKKPSFEEYMPCCNPGCRPRPYCCHCTTTGTVAYNPWELYTDIWQERDHRFGTGGRRDRISPRKERPRDKSDYYNTGRDGSRRVKGSLSNEPVANRDPQRDIFDDDVVERGRVNRRDRPRDNGRDRGRANDRNRGQAQGVFDDSLLPTGRERSRERPNKERGNGRENGRNSDNNGFQANGRVDDRGSGGDRSSGNGRGAAEENTMNFLAQSPGGEQMQTVHIGSHYIDLTLLDNTREESADDFVQEGIKEETEDDPVNPFLDFTEDQDRDTSPADQTESVWLVGTTTPYAPEVNIRKYFDDFSAWQSDVDNSLESSFDDATTDATAESDLSGDNSRREKNISKRIQRQQKKEQRQLKKQVRQTKKQERQTRKERRRVRFGVDLDRPGPGFL